Proteins co-encoded in one Zalophus californianus isolate mZalCal1 chromosome 9, mZalCal1.pri.v2, whole genome shotgun sequence genomic window:
- the LOC113936867 gene encoding tubulin alpha-1A chain-like has protein sequence MRECISIHVGQAGVQIGNACWELYCLEHGIQPDGQMPSDKTIGGGDDPFNTFFSEKGAGKHVPRAVFVDLEPTVIDEVRTGTYRQLSHPEQLITGKKDAANNYAGGHYTIGKEIIDLVLDPIRKLADQGTGLQGFLVFHSFGGGTGSGFTSLLMERLSVDYGKKSKLEFSIYPAPQVSTAVVEPYNSILTTHTTLEHSDCAFMVDNEAIYDICRRNLDIERPTYTNLNRLIGQTVSSITASLRFDGALNVDLTEFQTNLVPYPRIHFPLTTYAPVISAEKAYHEQLSVAEITNACFEPANQMVKCDPRHGKYMACCLLYCGNVVPKDVNAAIATIKTKRTIQFVDWCPTGFKVGINYQPPTVVAGGDLAKVQRAVCMLSNSTAIAEAWARLDHKFDLMYAKRAFVHWHAGEGMEEGEFSDACEDMAALEKDYEEVGVDSVEGEGEEEGEEY, from the coding sequence ATGCGTGAGTGCATCTCCATCCACGTGGGCCAGGCTGGTGTCCAGATCGGCAATGCCTGCTGGGAGCTCTATTGCCTGGAACACGGCATCCAGCCCGATGGCCAGATGCCAAGTGACAAGACCATCGGGGGAGGAGATGACCCCTTCAACACCTTCTTCAGTGAGAAGGGCGCCGGCAAGCATGTGCCCAGGGCCGTGTTTGTAGACCTGGAACCCACGGTCATTGATGAAGTTCGCACCGGCACCTACCGGCAGCTCTCCCACCCTGAGCAGCTCATCACCGGCAAGAAGGACGCTGCCAACAATTACGCCGGAGGGCACTACACCATCGGCAAGGAGATCATTGACCTTGTCTTGGACCCCATTCGGAAGCTGGCTGACCAGGGCACAGGCCTTCAGGGCTTCTTGGTTTTCCACAGCTTTGGAGGGGGAACCGGTTCCGGGTTCACCTCCCTGCTGATGGAACGTCTCTCTGTCGATTATGGCAAGAAGTCCAAGCTGGAGTTCTCCATTTACCCAGCCCCCCAGGTTTCCACAGCTGTAGTTGAGCCCTACAACTCCATCCTCACTACCCACACCACCCTGGAGCACTCTGATTGTGCCTTCATGGTAGACAATGAGGCCATCTATGACATCTGTCGTAGAAACCTCGATATTGAACGCCCAACCTACACTAATCTAAATAGGTTGATAGGTCAAACTGTGTCCTCCATCACTGCTTCCCTCCGATTTGATGGAGCCCTGAATGTCGATCTGACAGAATTCCAGACCAACCTGGTGCCCTATCCCCGCATCCACTTCCCTCTGACCACCTATGCCCCCGTCATCTCTGCTGAGAAAGCCTACCATGAACAGCTTTCTGTAGCAGAGATCACCAACGCATGCTTTGAGCCGGCCAACCAGATGGTGAAATGTGACCCCCGGCATGGTAAATACATGGCCTGCTGCCTGTTGTACTGTGGCAACGTGGTTcccaaagatgtcaatgctgccatTGCCACCATCAAGACTAAGCGTACCATCCAGTTTGTGGACTGGTGCCCCACTGGCTTCAAAGTGGGCATTAATTACCAGCCTCCCACTGTGGTGGCCGGTGGAGACCTGGCCAAGGTGCAGCGGGCCGTGTGCATGCTGAGCAACAGCACAGCCATCGCTGAGGCCTGGGCTCGCCTGGACCACAAGTTCGACCTGATGTATGCCAAGCGTGCCTTTGTTCACTGGCATGCGGGGGAGGGcatggaggaaggagagtttTCTGACGCCTGTGAGGACATGGCTGCCCTGGAGAAGGATTATGAGGAGGTTGGTGTGGATTCTGTTGAAGGAGAGggtgaagaagaaggagaggaatacTAA